The following are from one region of the Salvelinus alpinus chromosome 16, SLU_Salpinus.1, whole genome shotgun sequence genome:
- the LOC139540904 gene encoding megakaryocyte-associated tyrosine-protein kinase-like isoform X1 gives MATKSWASGTRVAKSDHSKPKAGELAYRKGDILTIVETGTGKGHYKARHNTTGEEGLVSATNMREREAICVDPSLSLMPWFHGKISGPEAVSKLLPVEDGLFLVRESIRHHGDYVLCVSYSSQVIHYRVIYQDSKLTIDNTQYFYNLLDMIEFYSKSKGAIVTKLLKPKEKEGTKSAELELSKTGWLLDIRELTLGGSIGEGEFGAVYEGDYMGQKVAVKNIKCDVTAQAFLEETTVMTKLQHKNLVRLLGVILHNGLHIVTELMAKGNLENFLRTRGRYVISTDQLLRFALDVCEGMEYLESKRLVHRDLAARNILVSNEGVAKVSDFGLTKLDCKASDNAKLPVKWTAPEALKKEKFSTRSDVWSYGVLLWETFSYGRQPYPEMCLKEVKELVEQGYRMEAPEECPPGVYALMRCCWEAEPRKRPSFQKLQEKLERELTKHSPGPG, from the exons ATGGCAACG AAGAGTTGGGCGTCCGGCACACGTGTTGCCAAGAGTGACCACAGCAAACCTAAAGCTGGTGAACTGGCCTACCGCAAAGGAGACATCCTTACTATTGTGGAAACAGGAACG GGGAAAGGACATTACAAGGCCAGACACAACACCACAGGAGAGGAAGGACTCGTCTCTGCCACCAACATGCGAGAACGAGAGGCCATTTGCGTCGACCCTAGTCTCAGTCTCATGCC CTGGTTCCATGGGAAGATCTCAGGTCCTGAGGCGGTGTCCAAGCTGCTGCCTGTGGAGGATGGCCTGTTCCTGGTGCGGGAGTCCATCCGCCACCATGGTGATTACGTGCTCTGTGTCAGCTACTCCAGCCAGGTCATCCACTACCGAGTCATCTACCAGGACAGCAAACTGACCATCGACAACACCCAGTACTTCTACAACCTCTTAGACATgatagag TTCTACTCCAAGAGCAAGGGAGCTATTGTTACCAAACTTCTAAAGCCCAAGGAGAAGGAGGGCACCAAGTCAGCTGAGTTGGAGCTGTCTAAAA CGGGATGGCTGCTGGATATCAGGGAGCTGACCTTGGGAGGGAGTATCGGGGAGGGGGAGTTTGGAG CGGTGTATGAAGGAGACTACATGGGCCAGAAGGTGGCAGTAAAGAACATTAAATGTGATGTAACAGCACAGGCATTCTTAGAAGAGACCACTGTCATGAC GAAACTGCAGCATAAGAATCTGGTGCGGTTGTTGGGGGTGATCCTACACAATGGACTGCACATCGTCACAGAGCTCATGGCCAAG GGTAATCTGGAGAACTTCCTCCGGACAAGGGGCCGTTATGTCATCAGCACTGACCAGCTACTACGCTTTGCACT AGATGTATGTGAGGGTATGGAGTACCTGGAGTCTAAGAGGTTGGTCCACAGAGACCTAGCAGCCCGTAACATCCTGGTCTCCAACGAGGGCGTGGCCAAGGTCAGTGACTTTGGATTGACCAAGTTGGACTGCAAGGCCTCAGACAACGCTAAACTACCAGTCAAATGGACAGCCCCTGAAGCCCTGAAGAAAGAG AAATTCTCCACGCGGTCAGACGTATGGAGCTACGGTGTTCTCCTTTGGGAGACGTTCTCTTATGGTCGACAACCCTACCCCGAGATG TGTCTGAAGGAGGTGAAGGAGCTTGTGGAGCAGGGTTACCGTATGGAGGCTCCAGAGGAGTGTCCCCCCGGTGTCTACGCCCTGATGAGGTGCTGCTGGGAGGCTGAGCCCAGGAAGAGGCCCTCCTTCCAGAAACTACAGGAGAAGCTGGAGAGAGAGCTGACCAAACACAGCCCTGGTCCTGGCTAA
- the LOC139540904 gene encoding megakaryocyte-associated tyrosine-protein kinase-like isoform X2, with protein MATKSWASGTRVAKSDHSKPKAGELAYRKGDILTIVETGTGKGHYKARHNTTGEEGLVSATNMREREAICVDPSLSLMPWFHGKISGPEAVSKLLPVEDGLFLVRESIRHHGDYVLCVSYSSQVIHYRVIYQDSKLTIDNTQYFYNLLDMIEFYSKSKGAIVTKLLKPKEKEGTKSAELELSKTVYEGDYMGQKVAVKNIKCDVTAQAFLEETTVMTKLQHKNLVRLLGVILHNGLHIVTELMAKGNLENFLRTRGRYVISTDQLLRFALDVCEGMEYLESKRLVHRDLAARNILVSNEGVAKVSDFGLTKLDCKASDNAKLPVKWTAPEALKKEKFSTRSDVWSYGVLLWETFSYGRQPYPEMCLKEVKELVEQGYRMEAPEECPPGVYALMRCCWEAEPRKRPSFQKLQEKLERELTKHSPGPG; from the exons ATGGCAACG AAGAGTTGGGCGTCCGGCACACGTGTTGCCAAGAGTGACCACAGCAAACCTAAAGCTGGTGAACTGGCCTACCGCAAAGGAGACATCCTTACTATTGTGGAAACAGGAACG GGGAAAGGACATTACAAGGCCAGACACAACACCACAGGAGAGGAAGGACTCGTCTCTGCCACCAACATGCGAGAACGAGAGGCCATTTGCGTCGACCCTAGTCTCAGTCTCATGCC CTGGTTCCATGGGAAGATCTCAGGTCCTGAGGCGGTGTCCAAGCTGCTGCCTGTGGAGGATGGCCTGTTCCTGGTGCGGGAGTCCATCCGCCACCATGGTGATTACGTGCTCTGTGTCAGCTACTCCAGCCAGGTCATCCACTACCGAGTCATCTACCAGGACAGCAAACTGACCATCGACAACACCCAGTACTTCTACAACCTCTTAGACATgatagag TTCTACTCCAAGAGCAAGGGAGCTATTGTTACCAAACTTCTAAAGCCCAAGGAGAAGGAGGGCACCAAGTCAGCTGAGTTGGAGCTGTCTAAAA CGGTGTATGAAGGAGACTACATGGGCCAGAAGGTGGCAGTAAAGAACATTAAATGTGATGTAACAGCACAGGCATTCTTAGAAGAGACCACTGTCATGAC GAAACTGCAGCATAAGAATCTGGTGCGGTTGTTGGGGGTGATCCTACACAATGGACTGCACATCGTCACAGAGCTCATGGCCAAG GGTAATCTGGAGAACTTCCTCCGGACAAGGGGCCGTTATGTCATCAGCACTGACCAGCTACTACGCTTTGCACT AGATGTATGTGAGGGTATGGAGTACCTGGAGTCTAAGAGGTTGGTCCACAGAGACCTAGCAGCCCGTAACATCCTGGTCTCCAACGAGGGCGTGGCCAAGGTCAGTGACTTTGGATTGACCAAGTTGGACTGCAAGGCCTCAGACAACGCTAAACTACCAGTCAAATGGACAGCCCCTGAAGCCCTGAAGAAAGAG AAATTCTCCACGCGGTCAGACGTATGGAGCTACGGTGTTCTCCTTTGGGAGACGTTCTCTTATGGTCGACAACCCTACCCCGAGATG TGTCTGAAGGAGGTGAAGGAGCTTGTGGAGCAGGGTTACCGTATGGAGGCTCCAGAGGAGTGTCCCCCCGGTGTCTACGCCCTGATGAGGTGCTGCTGGGAGGCTGAGCCCAGGAAGAGGCCCTCCTTCCAGAAACTACAGGAGAAGCTGGAGAGAGAGCTGACCAAACACAGCCCTGGTCCTGGCTAA